ATTCAAAAGAACCAACTGCTTCATTCCAAGACTTCATAAACTCAGAAGTAAGATATACTTCATTGAAGCTTCAATTCCCAGAAGAAGCAGAAGTATTATTTGCAGAAGCAGAAAAGAATGCAAAATTAAGATACGAAAGCTACAAGAGAATGGCAAGAGACTAATTAATAGATTAAGAGCTATCAGGATACTGATAGCTCTTTATTACTTTTTGCATAAACTTAACAGAGATATACACTCACGGTTTCGGACATTAATAACTCTAAAAATAAATCCTACAACTTGCAAACTCGCTGTGCTTCCTTACAGGACTTGGCAAAATCAGCCTTCGCTCCAGTGCAAGTTGCTTAACGGATTTATTATCTTCATTCACTAAGAGTCATAGTAATGTCCTGCAAATGTTTGCTTAATATCTCTGTTAAGTTTACTAATACTGTAATTTGTAAGAAGTTTTTATATTTTTTCACGTATATGGTATAATTGAAAAGTATATCATATATTAATGAGGCCAAAAACCTTGTGCCTTGTTTACCTAGTTGAGGGTATAATTATAATAGGGGTGAGATTATGGAAAGAAATAAACTGCAAAATTTATTTATAGATAAAAATGTAGGAACTATATTATTTGATGAACCTATGAAAAACCATACATCATTTAAAATAGGTGGTCCTGCAGATGTAATGATAATTCCTAAAAGTGAAGAGGGATTGATCAGTGCTGTTAAACTATGCAGAGAAAATGATATAGAAATGTACATAATGGGTAATGGATCTAATCTTCTAGTTAGAGATGGCGGAATGAGAGGAGTAGTAATAAAAATAAATGAAGGTCTTAATATTATAAAGGTAGAAGGTAATACTATATATAGTCAGGCTGGCTCCTTAATAACTGCTGTTAGCCGTACTGCAATGGCAAAGTCACTAACTGGCTTTGAATTTGCAAATGGTATTCCTGGTTCCATTGGTGGCGCTGTAACAATGAATGCAGGTGCCTACGGCGGAGAAATGAAGGATGTTATCAAATCCGTCAGAGTATTGGATGGGAATAATAATATTGTTGAATATACAAACGAAGAAATGAATTTTAGATATAGAGGTAGTAAGGTAGTTGATGAGAATCTAATTGTACTATCCATAGAAATTGAGTTAAAACCTGGAGACCATGAAGAAATTCAAGCCGTTATGAAGGATTTAACCGAAAAGCGTACTTCCAAGCAACCTTTAGAATTACCTAGCGCAGGAAGCACATTTAAAAGACCAACAGGATATTATGCCGGTAAATTAATAGATGATGCTGGTTTAAGAGGACTTAGATATGGTGGAGCACAGGTTTCTGAAAAACATTGTGGTTTTGTCGTAAACATAGATAATGCAACTTGCAAAGAAGTACTACAATTGATTTTAGTTGTTCAGAAGACTGTAAGGGACAAATTTGGTGTAGAACTAGATACGGAGATAAAGATTATTGGAGAGGATTAGTTGATGTATAAAATCTTAGGTGATTATCATACTCATACGATTTATAGTAGTGGCTTTAGAAAAGAAGGAAAACATGCTACAGGAACTATAGAAGAAAATGCAAATGTAGCCCTTAAGAATGGGTTATCTACCATAGTAATCAGTGAGCATGGTCCAGGTCATTATCTTTATGGCGTTAGGAAATCTAATATCCAAAGAATGCGTGATGAGATTAATAGATTAAATGAAATCTATGAGCCTAAAGGGTTGAAAATCCTTTTAGGTGTTGAATCGAATCTTGTAAGTGTAGATGGGAAACTTGATGTGGAAGATGAATTCTTAAAGTATACAGATATACTCCTTATGGGATATCATTATGGAGCTACGCCAAAATCCTTTAAAGATGCGTATGGATTATATATACTTAATCCAATTTCTAAAGTTGCAGAATCTGTCAAAGATAAAGCTATCGAAATTAATACGAAAGCATATTTAAAGGCATTAGATAATTATCATATAGATATAATCACTCATCCTGGTTCTAAGGCAAAAATTGATATAAGGGAAATAGCAAAAAAGGCTAGTAGACTAGGTACTGCTTTAGAAATAAGTTCAAAACATAGTGAACTTTCAGTAGAAAGCTTAAGGAAAATTAAGGATATTGATGTTTATTATTATATAAATAGTGATGCACATAAACCTGAAGATGTGGGTAATCTCACTAAGGGAATACAAAAAGCAAAAGATGCTGATGTAGACTTTAACAGGATAAAAAATATAAGGGAAATTAGGTGATATAATGGATTTACTTGTTATTACTGGAATGTCCGGAGCTGGTAAATCACAGGCTATGAAGGTTATGGAGGATATGGGATTTTATTGTATGGACAACCTGCCACCTGCATTACTTTCAAAGTTTGCAGAGCTATGTCAAGAATCAAAGAAGACCATAGATAAGGTTGCAGTTGTTGTAGATATTAGAGGTGGAGAGTTTTTTGATCACCTTTTCACAGAATTGGATGAGCTTGAATCAAAGGGTATTGGATATAAAATTCTTTTCTTAGATTCCTCTGATTCCGTACTTATAAAGAGATATAAAGAATTGAGGAGACCACATCCTTTGACACCAGATGGCAGTCTGATTAATGGAATAAATAAAGAGAGAAAGATACTGAAAGAAGTTAAAGCAAGATCAAATTATATAATAGATACATCTAAATTAACATTAGGAATGCTACGAGAGGAAATGTCTAGGATATTCTTAGAAGGTGGAGAGACCAGAAAGATTTCAATTTCTCTAACATCATTTGGGTTTAAAAATGGGATGCTTTTAGATGGTGATTTAGTATTTGATGTAAGGTTTATACCTAATCCATTTTATATTCCAGAGCTTAAGGAATCCTCTGGAAAAACTGATGATGTTAGAAATTATGTATTTAAATGGCCTCAGACAAATATATTTATAACTAAGGTCATAGATATGCTAGAGTATCTAATACCATATTATGTGAAAGAGGGAAAAACTCAATTAGTTGTAGGTATAGGATGTACTGGTGGATTTCATAGATCAGTGGCCATTGCAGAAAAAATTGGAGAAGTATTAATTGAGCATGGTCATAGAGCGATGATTATACATCGAGATTTATCAGAAGTTTAGTCTAAAATAAAGGGGAAAGTTTTATGGTATACAATCCAAAAATTGTAGCAATTGGCGGTGGAACGGGATTATCAATTTTATTAAGAGGATTAAAAAAGTTCACACCTGAAATAACAGCAATAGTGACAGTAGCAGATGATGGAGGCGGTTCAGGCAGATTAAGAGAAGACCTTGGTATGTTACCACCAGGTGATATTAGAGCGTGTTTATTAGCTTTAGCCAATACAGAACCAACAATGGAAAAAATTCTTCAATATAGATTTAAAGAAGGGCAGTTGAAGGGTCAGAGTTTTGGAAACCTATTTATAGCTGCTATGAATGAGATATATGGAAGTTTTGAAGAAGCAATTAAGGAGACAAGTAATGTATTGTCCATAACAGGTAAGGTATATCCTATGACTCTTGAGGACGTTAGATTACATGCAGAGCTAGAAAATGGTAAGATAATACATGGGGAATCCAATATACCATGTGAAGCGCAAAATGAAGGATGTAGGATAAAAAGAGTCTTTATGTATCCTAAGATATCTTACCCAATAATAGAAGCTGTAGAGGCTATTAAAAACGCGGATTTAATTGTCTTAGGACCAGGTAGTCTTTTTACGTCAATAGTACCCAATCTCTTAGTTAATGATATGGTAAGCACTATATATAATGCAAAGGCACCGAAAGTATATATTTGTAATGTAATGACACAACCGGGTGAAACGGATACTCTAGGAGTAATTGAGCATGTGCAAGGTATTCTTACTCATAGCAGAGAAGATTTTTTAGATTATGTAATAGTAAATACTGAGGAAATACCCGATGAAACCTTAAATAAGTATATTACAGATGGATCGAGACCAGTAGTACTAAAACCTGAAGATAAAAGTATACTTGCTGAAAAGAATATTAAATTAATCGAAGAAAGATTAGTAGAAATAAAAAAGAACTACATTAGACATGATAATATTGAACTAAGTAAAATTCTTATAAAAATAGCTAATAAAGAATATTAATAAAATTAACGAGATGATAAAAATCATTTCGTTTTTTATTAATTCTGAGTATTTTACAGTAAGAGTGTATGAATTATATATAAAATATATAGTTATCCCCTTTATTTCTAGTGCTTTCTTCCAATAAGTCTTTAATAGATATGTCCTTAAGCTTTTTGTTTATACATTCATCTAAAGGATTAAAAACGATTGAATGTAAAGCTGCTTCTAAATTAGGAGATTTATTTTCTACGGTAGGTTCTGCTTTCTCAAACAATACTGCTTCAGTAACTAAAAGTACATCAAGCACTGACAATTCCTTAGGTGATTTAGATAATTGATATCCACCTTGTGGACCTTTAATGGAATTAACAATTCCTGATTTTTTAAGTGCTGAAAAGATTTGTTCCAAATAGATTTTAGATATTCCTAGAGATTCAGAAATATTAAATATAGCAATATATTCTCCTGACTCATACTTGTTTGCTAAGTAAACAAGTGAAGCAAGTGCATATCTGCCTTTTGACGATATTCTCATTTTAAAGCCTCCCATCTATATTCTATTTTATATTAATGATAATAAAAGTCAAACATAGTAAGTGGTCCTTTTAATATAATAATGTGAAAATGTTTACAAAAGTATAGCTAAATATAGTATAATAGATATATTATTTGTTATATATTTTTTCTATTGCAGGAGTTGGTTTAGATGGTTGAGGTTAGTTCTGGAGGTGTGGTAATATTCGGTAACGCTATACTTTTACTTAAGAAATATAACGGAGATTGGGTATTACCTAAGGGACGCTTAGAAAGAGGAGAAAATATTAAAAGTGCTGCTCTAAGAGAAGTATTAGAAGAAACCGGAGTCAAGGGTGAAATACTTGACTATATTGGGGCGGTACATTATAATTATAAGAATCTTAAAGAGAATGAAATAGTCTGTAAGACTGTACATTGGTATCTAATGAAAAGTAATTCTATGGAATGTACACCTCAAAGAAAAGAGGGCTTTATTGATGCCATGTATGTACATGTAGATAAGGCTAAGGACTTGGTAAGATATGCAGATGAGAAAAAGATTATTATAAAAGGAATAGAGCTTATGAACCAATAGGAGTGATAATATGTCCTTTTCATCAACAACAAAGAATGAATTATCTAGAATAGAACTAAGCGAGGACTGTTGTGCCATAGCTGAGCTATCAGCTTTAGTTAGAATGAATGGTACAATTCAAATTATGGGCTCAAATAAGTTGATGCTGAAATTTAATACTGAGAATGCAGCAATAGCGAGAAGAATATTTACAATATTGAAAATGATTTACAATACAAATGTAGAGGTAATGGTAAGAAGGAATAGACAACTTAAAAAGAATAACAATTATCTAATAGTAGTGAACGATAAAGATATTTCAAATATGATTCTACAGGATGTAGGATTTATAAATAAGAATAGATCAAACCTTTTAACTCCAAACTATAAGGTACCTGAGAAAATAATAGAGAATAGATGTTGTAAGAGAAGCTATATTCGTGGTTCTTTTTTAGGTGGAGGTTCTATAAGTAATCCTGAAAAGACTTATCACCTTGAATTTGTAACTAATAATGAAGAACATGCCAAAGACTTATCTGAAATTATAAATTTCTTCGAGTTAAATTCAAAGATTGTGACTAGAAAAGAAAATTATGTAGTATATATAAAAGAAGGTGAGCAGATAGTAGATTTACTTAATATAATTGGCGCTCATCAGGCTTTACTAAAATTAGAAGACATTAGAGTTCTAAAAGATGTAAGAAATAATATAAATAGAATTGTGAATTGTGAAACAGCCAATTTAAGTAAAACGATTGATGCGTCCATGAGGCAGATTGAACAAATTGAATTAATTCAATCAAAATTGGGTCTAAATAGACTACCTGGAAACTTGAGAGAACTAGCAGAGCTAAGACTGGATAATCCAGACGCTAGTTTAAAAGAAATTGGTGCAATGCTTAGTACACCCATAGGAAAATCTGGTGTTAATCATAGATTTAGGAAGATAGAAGAAATCGCAAATGAATTAAGAGGAGTGAATTAGATGGAAAAATTGACAATTAAATTAAACAATCCAGATGGATTACATGCTAGACCAGCTGCTATTTTTATTCAAGTAGCTAGTAAATACACAAGTGATTTAGAAATTGAAGCACATGGGGTAACAGTAAACGGTAAAAGTATTATTGGTATTATGTCATTAGGTGCATTTCATGGAGAAGAAATAACGCTTATTGCCAAGGGTCAAGATGAGAAACAAATGATTCAGGAATTAAAAAACTTAATTGAAAATCAATTTGAAGGTTATTAATGTGGAATTGCCTATGAAAAGCATAATTATCACAAATAACGAAAAGGTATATAATAAATTTATAAAAATAATGGATGTAGTTTATTTGGAAGAATCTAATTATCTAGACATATTGTTATATGTTAGAGACAAGATACATGATGGTCATAAGCTCTTGACTCATCCATTATCTGGAAGTATAAAACCTAATGAAACGCCCTTTAAAAGTATTATGATATCAAGTACAACAGGTGAATTTGATACACAAGGTTTACTTATAATAGAAGAGAGTATACTTACTGCCCAAAAATTCATCAATAATAAACCTACTCCAAATTGGGTAGAAAGAGTTTTAGATGATTTCAGAGTAATTGACTTGTCCTTGATGGAAAACGTAATTGAAAAACTTGGACACATTTAAAAAAAGCCTTCGTAACTCGGAGACTTTTTTGTTTTTTTGTAAATACATATATTATTTTACATTAATTTTGTTTATGATAAAATGAAGTTAGTAAATGAAGAAAGAGGAAGTAGAATGGTACAGAGATTTGCTCATTTGCATGTGCATACTGAATATAGTCTATTGGATGGTTCCATTAGAGTTAAGGACTTAGTAAAAAGAACTAAGGAGCTTGGGATGGACTCTATTGCCATAACAGACCATGGAGCAATGTTTGGGGTTATCCAATTCTATAAGGAAGCGAAGAAGAATGGTATAAAGCCGATCCTTGGCTCAGAGGTATATGTTGCAGTCAATAAATATACTGAGAAAGAGCCAAAGGATAAGAACCAATATCATCTAGTTTTGCTTGCGGAGAATAATATAGGATATCAAAACTTGATGAAGATAGTATCTGAAGGATATGTTAATGGCTTTTATTATAAACCAAGAATTGACCATGATATTTTAAGAAGATACAGTGAAGGTATCATATGCCTATCTGCATGTTTAGGAGGAGAAGTTCAACAATTTTTACTTGACAATAATTATGATAAGGCAAAGAAAGTTGCTTTAGAATATAAGAATATTTTTGGAAGGGACAACTTCTACTTAGAACTACAAGACCATGGTATAACTGAGCAAGTAAATGTAAATAGAAAATTAATAAAGCTGTCTGAAGAACTTGATATACCATTGGTGGCCACTAACGATGTCCATTATTTAAAACAAGAGGATTCAGCTGTCCATGATGTTTTATTATGCATTCAAACAGGTAAGACCATTGATGAAGAGGAAAGAATGAGATTTCCTACGGATCAATTTTATTTGAAGTCACCTGAGGAAATGTATTCGTTATTCCAATATAATATAGAAGCTCTAGAAAATACAGCATATATTGCCGATAGATGTAACGTAGAATTGGATTTTAATACCTTACACCTTCCTAGTTTCCAAGTGCCTGATGGATATACAGATGTTGAATACCTTGAAATGTTAAGTAAGGAAGGTTTAAGGAAAAGATATCCTGTAATAACAGAGGAAATAAAAAAGAGATTTGAATTTGAATTTAGAACTATCGTAGATATGGGCTATACTGATTATTTTTTAATAGTATGGGACTTTATAAGATTTGCAAAAGAGCATGATATCATGGTTGGCCCAGGGCGAGGATCTGCAGCGGGGAGTATTATATCCTACGGACTTGGAATTATCGATATAGATCCAATGGAATTCGGTCTGTTGTTCGAAAGATTTTTAAATCCAGAAAGAGTTACAATGCCTGATATAGATATTGACTTTTGCTACGAGAGAAGAGAAGAAGTTATACAATATGTTGTGGAGAAATATGGTTATGACAGAGTAGCACAGATAGCTACATTTGGAACCATGGCGGCAAGAGGTTCCATAAGAGATGTTGGAAGAGCTATTAACATGCCATATAGTACAGTAGATAATATAGCTAAACAAATTCCACATGAGTTAGGGATTACATTGGCAAGAGCACTTGAAATAAATAATGCTTTGAGAAATGAATACGATAATAATGAGGAAGTCCACAATTTGCTGGATTTGGCCATAGCAGTAGAGGGGTTGCCTAGACATACATCAACTCATGCTGCGGGTGTTGTTATATCAGCTGCCCCAGTAACAGATTATGCACCATTAGTTAAGAACAATGATTCTTTGGCTACTCAGTTTACAATGACTGAGCTTGAGGAATTAGGGCTTTTAAAGATGGACTTTTTAGGTCTAAGAACTTTAACGGTTATTAGGGATGCAGTGGACCTAATAGAAGAAAATCATGGAGTTAAGATAGAGTTCAATAAGGGTTTTACCTACGATGATCCAAAGGTATTTGAAATGTTTGCTAAAGCGGAAACACTAGGAATATTTCAATTTGAAAGTCCTGGTATGAGAGCTTTCCTTAAGGAATTAAGACCTAATATATTTGAAGATTTAATCGCAGCTAACTCTCTATTTAGACCTGGACCAATGAATCAGATCCCAACATTTGTTGAATGTAAACATGATCCCTCTAAGATAACTTATATTCATCCTAAACTTGAACCAATACTTAATGTAACCTATGGTTGCATAGTGTACCAGGAACAAGTTATGCAGATTGTAAGGGATTTAGGAGGATATACATTAGGTAGAGCAGACTTAGTAAGAAGAGCAATGAGTAAAAAGAAAATGGATGTCATGGAACAGGAAAGAAGAAACTTCATCCATGGCCAACTTGACGAATATGGAAATATCCTTATACCTGGTGCAATTAGAAAAGGAGTAGATGAAGAATCTGCTAATAAAATATTCGACTTAATGATTGACTTTGCAAATTATGCCTTCAATAAATCTCATTCAGCCGCTTATGCTGTTGTTGCTTATAGAACAGCATGGTTAAAGTATTATTATCCAGTAGAGTTTATGGCAGCTCAAATATCCTCGATTATGGATAGTACAACACAGGTGTCTTTATATATACAAGAATGTAAAAGACTTGGAATTGAGGTGTTGCCACCAGATGTAAATTCGTCCCATGATAAGTTCACTGTAAGTGACAATAAGATTCGCTTTGGTTTAAGTGCAGTTAAAAATGTTGGAAGTGGATTAATTAGAGCAATTGTAAAAGCGAGAGCAAATGATAGATTTTATAGTTTTACAGATTTTGTTGAAAGGATAGAAAAAATAGACTCCACAGTTATGAATAAGAGGGCTGTTGAAAGCCTTATAAAATGTGGAGCATTGGATTCAATTGGAGCTAATCGTGCACAGTTTTTATCTATTTTTGAAAAGGTAATAGATGGGGTACATTCAGATAGAAAAAGAAATATTGAAGGTCAATTTTCATTGTTTGATGTAGTTGAGGATAATGTGCAAAAGGATAATCTGCCCAATATCAAAGAATTCCCTCAAAAAACTCTATTACAAATGGAGAAGGAAATGCTGGGGATATACGTATCAGGCCACCCTTTAGAGCCCTACGTAAAAGAACTAAATAAAGTTTCAACTATAACTACAACTGAACTATCTATGGAATTAGATGAGGTAAAAACTGAGATTAGAGATGGTCAGAAGGTAACTATAGGTGGTATAATAGTAGAGAAGAAGAATAAGGTAACAAAGAATAATAATATGATGGCTTTTATATCCCTCGAAGATATATATGGTTCTGTAGAATGTATTGCATTTCCTACAACTTATGATAAATATAATAAATATTTAACAGAGGATGAGGTTGTTGTAGTCGAAGGTAGATTATCGATTTCTGAAGTTGAAGATACCAAGATAATATGTGAAAAAATAATGCCTTTAAATAATTATAAGATGAATAAATTATATATAAGATTGTCAAAAGACAGCAAAGCTAATTTATTTGATCAAATAAAAGAAATTTTAAGAAGATACCCTGGAGATATTCCAGTATATGTATATATGGAAAAAACAAAGAAGACAGTTGTAGCAGATAGATCTTTATGGATTAGTCTAGAAAACAGAAAAGTAGAAGCTGAATTACAAACAGTATTAGGGAAAGATTGTGTGAAATTATCTTAAAATAATTCTTTTAAATTGAGCATGGAGGGGTATTATGTGGACTACCATATATGTAGCTACAGACAAGAAACAAGCTGAAAGTATTGAAAATAGTTTAAAGGCCGAAGGATTCTTGGTAAAGGTTAAGAGTGTCTATGATTCTGAAAGCGGGAGCCTGTTTGAGATATTAGTCTTAAAGTATGAGGCTGAAGATGCTCAGGATGCATTGATGGAAAAGGGAATAATATAATTTGATTTCATCCCGACCGTAGTGGAGGGATCTTGGGTTTAGGTTATAACGAGGTGAATGATATCCCCCGCTTCTATAAGCGGTCGGGTACCTATTTAAATAAACAGGTGGTGCGTTATAATCGCTCACCTCGTTGCAGTGGTGTGATGAAATTGCTATGCAATTTCTTCCGATACTTAAATATTTTATGAGGAGGATTTTATGAAGACAATAGGGGTACTTACAAGTGGTGGAGATGCTCCGGGTATGAATGCTGCATTAAGGGCTGTAGTTCGTGCTGGTTTATATAATGATATAAGAATGATGGGAATAATGCAAGGTTATGACGGACTTTTAAAAGGTAATATAGATGATATGAACTTATCATCAGTGGCAGATATAATTCATCGAGGGGGAACAGTCCTAAAAACAGCCCGCTCTGAAGAGTTTGCAACTGAAGCAGGGCTTAATAAAGCCTTAAATGTAATTGATATTTTTAATATAGACGGATTAATAGTATTAGGTGGAGATGGTACATTAAAGGGAGCTAAAGCATTATCAGATGCTGGAATACCTACAATTGGGATACCATGTACTATAGACAATGATTTGGCATATACGGACTATACAATTGGATTTTTTACTGCAGTAGAAACAGTTGTTGAAGCCATAAGTAAAATTAGAGATACATCTACTTCCCATGGAAGAGCAAGTGTAATTGAAGTAATGGGCAGAAATTGTGGAGATATAGCATTATATGCTGGACTTGCAGGTGGTGCAGAGAGTATAATAGTTCCAGAGATAGATTATGATATAGATGAAATATGCGAGAAGGTTTTAAGAGGAAGAAATAGAGGCAAATTGCATCATATTATAATTGTAGCAGAAGGAGTTGGTAATCCTTATAATATCGCTAAAGTAATGGAAGATAAAACAGGAATAGAAACAAAAGTTACGGTATTGGGATATCTTCAAAGAGGTGGAACGCCTAATACAGTGGACAGAATTATGGGTTGTGAAATGGGTAAACGAGCTGTAGAATTATTGCTTGAAGGTAAATCAAATAGGGTATTAGGAATAAAGTGTAACAATATATTTGATATGGACATAAGCGAAGCCTTAAGTATGAAAAAAATATTTGATGTAGAAATGTATAATACAGCAAATGTATTATCACTATAGGAGGTATACAAATGAAAAAAACAAAAATTGTAGCTACAATAGGACCTGCATCTGAATCAAAGGAAGTTCTGAGAAAGCTATTTTCGAATGGCGTAAATGTATGTAGACTAAACTTTTCTCATGGAAGCCACGAAGAACATCAAAAGAGAATTGACACAATAAAAGAAGTAAGAACTGAGATGGATTTACCTATTGCCATAATGCTGGATACAAAAGGCCCAGAAATCAGACTTGGAGATTTTAAAGAAGGAACTATCGAAATCAATCAGGACGACATATTTACCTTAACATCCAGGGATATTCTAGGTGACAACACCATAGTAAGCGTAACATATAAAGGTTTACCAAATGATGTAGAAGTTGGTGGAAGAATATTAATTGATGATGGATTAGTAGAGTTACAGGTACTTGAGATTATTGATAATACAGATATAAAATGTATTGCAATAAATAGTGGTACTCTAAAAAATCATAAAGGTGTAAACGTACCAAATGTTAAGATAAATCTTCCTGCTGTTACAGAAAAGGATATTGAAGATATTAAGTTTGGAATTAAAAATGAAATAGATTTTGTTGCAGTGTCATTCGTTAGAACGGCAAATGATGTAAACGTTATTAGAAGAATACTTGAAGAAAATGCTGGTCAGCATATAGAATTAATATCTAAGATAGAAAGCCAGCAAGGTGTAGATAACATAGATGAAATCCTCCAAGTATCAGATGGAATAATGGTAGCTCGTGGTGACTTGGGAGTAGAAGTTCAAACTGAAGAAATACCTTTAATACAGAAAATGTTGATCCAAAAATGTAATATAGCTGGAAAGCCAGTTATTACAGCTACTCAAATGTTAGATTCCATGATGAGAAACCCTAGACCTACGAGAGCAGAGGTTACGGATGTAGCTAATGCTATACTTGATGGAAGTAGTGCAATAATGCTCTCAGGAGAAACTGCTGCAGGTAAATATCCTGTAGAGGCTGTTAAAATGATGCATAGCATAGCTATAACTACTGAAGATTCATTGGATTATGGTGAATTATTGAAGGCTAGAACTGCTATGACGCAATTAACAATCACCAATGCAATTGGTAAGGCAACTTGTACAACAGCACAAGACCTTGACGTAGCTGCAATAATTACAGCAACATCCTCTGGACATACATCTAAGGCTATATCCAAATTTAGACCAAAGGCACCTATAATAGCAGTAACAACTACAGAGTCAGTTAGAAGAAAACTAGCTTTAGAGTGGGGAGTGTATCCGATAACTGCTCCTGTGAGTACATCAACAGATGAGGTTTTAGAAAACTCCATCAGTGCAGCTATTAAGAATGAGTATGTAAGTGAAGGAGATTTAGTAGTTATCACAGCTGGTATTCCAGTAGGTTTATCAGGTACAACGAATATGATTAAAGTTCACACTATCGGTAAGGTTTTATTAATAGGTCAAGGAATTGGTAATAAAGTAGGTACAGGTAGAGTTTGTATCGGGAACTCAGAAGAGGACTTATTAGCTAATTTTGAAGATGGAGATATAATAGTTACTAACTGCACCCATAAGGAAATGGTAACTTTTATGGAAAGAGCCTCAGCTATAATTGCAGAAGAAGGAGGACTTACATCCCATAGTGCCATAGTTGGACTTAACTTAGAGAAGCCAACTATAGT
The DNA window shown above is from Tissierella sp. Yu-01 and carries:
- a CDS encoding DNA polymerase III subunit alpha: MVQRFAHLHVHTEYSLLDGSIRVKDLVKRTKELGMDSIAITDHGAMFGVIQFYKEAKKNGIKPILGSEVYVAVNKYTEKEPKDKNQYHLVLLAENNIGYQNLMKIVSEGYVNGFYYKPRIDHDILRRYSEGIICLSACLGGEVQQFLLDNNYDKAKKVALEYKNIFGRDNFYLELQDHGITEQVNVNRKLIKLSEELDIPLVATNDVHYLKQEDSAVHDVLLCIQTGKTIDEEERMRFPTDQFYLKSPEEMYSLFQYNIEALENTAYIADRCNVELDFNTLHLPSFQVPDGYTDVEYLEMLSKEGLRKRYPVITEEIKKRFEFEFRTIVDMGYTDYFLIVWDFIRFAKEHDIMVGPGRGSAAGSIISYGLGIIDIDPMEFGLLFERFLNPERVTMPDIDIDFCYERREEVIQYVVEKYGYDRVAQIATFGTMAARGSIRDVGRAINMPYSTVDNIAKQIPHELGITLARALEINNALRNEYDNNEEVHNLLDLAIAVEGLPRHTSTHAAGVVISAAPVTDYAPLVKNNDSLATQFTMTELEELGLLKMDFLGLRTLTVIRDAVDLIEENHGVKIEFNKGFTYDDPKVFEMFAKAETLGIFQFESPGMRAFLKELRPNIFEDLIAANSLFRPGPMNQIPTFVECKHDPSKITYIHPKLEPILNVTYGCIVYQEQVMQIVRDLGGYTLGRADLVRRAMSKKKMDVMEQERRNFIHGQLDEYGNILIPGAIRKGVDEESANKIFDLMIDFANYAFNKSHSAAYAVVAYRTAWLKYYYPVEFMAAQISSIMDSTTQVSLYIQECKRLGIEVLPPDVNSSHDKFTVSDNKIRFGLSAVKNVGSGLIRAIVKARANDRFYSFTDFVERIEKIDSTVMNKRAVESLIKCGALDSIGANRAQFLSIFEKVIDGVHSDRKRNIEGQFSLFDVVEDNVQKDNLPNIKEFPQKTLLQMEKEMLGIYVSGHPLEPYVKELNKVSTITTTELSMELDEVKTEIRDGQKVTIGGIIVEKKNKVTKNNNMMAFISLEDIYGSVECIAFPTTYDKYNKYLTEDEVVVVEGRLSISEVEDTKIICEKIMPLNNYKMNKLYIRLSKDSKANLFDQIKEILRRYPGDIPVYVYMEKTKKTVVADRSLWISLENRKVEAELQTVLGKDCVKLS
- the pfkA gene encoding 6-phosphofructokinase, yielding MKTIGVLTSGGDAPGMNAALRAVVRAGLYNDIRMMGIMQGYDGLLKGNIDDMNLSSVADIIHRGGTVLKTARSEEFATEAGLNKALNVIDIFNIDGLIVLGGDGTLKGAKALSDAGIPTIGIPCTIDNDLAYTDYTIGFFTAVETVVEAISKIRDTSTSHGRASVIEVMGRNCGDIALYAGLAGGAESIIVPEIDYDIDEICEKVLRGRNRGKLHHIIIVAEGVGNPYNIAKVMEDKTGIETKVTVLGYLQRGGTPNTVDRIMGCEMGKRAVELLLEGKSNRVLGIKCNNIFDMDISEALSMKKIFDVEMYNTANVLSL
- the pyk gene encoding pyruvate kinase, which produces MKKTKIVATIGPASESKEVLRKLFSNGVNVCRLNFSHGSHEEHQKRIDTIKEVRTEMDLPIAIMLDTKGPEIRLGDFKEGTIEINQDDIFTLTSRDILGDNTIVSVTYKGLPNDVEVGGRILIDDGLVELQVLEIIDNTDIKCIAINSGTLKNHKGVNVPNVKINLPAVTEKDIEDIKFGIKNEIDFVAVSFVRTANDVNVIRRILEENAGQHIELISKIESQQGVDNIDEILQVSDGIMVARGDLGVEVQTEEIPLIQKMLIQKCNIAGKPVITATQMLDSMMRNPRPTRAEVTDVANAILDGSSAIMLSGETAAGKYPVEAVKMMHSIAITTEDSLDYGELLKARTAMTQLTITNAIGKATCTTAQDLDVAAIITATSSGHTSKAISKFRPKAPIIAVTTTESVRRKLALEWGVYPITAPVSTSTDEVLENSISAAIKNEYVSEGDLVVITAGIPVGLSGTTNMIKVHTIGKVLLIGQGIGNKVGTGRVCIGNSEEDLLANFEDGDIIVTNCTHKEMVTFMERASAIIAEEGGLTSHSAIVGLNLEKPTIVGAKDARSILKNGDIVTVDSSTGQVFNGQARVL